A stretch of the Arachis stenosperma cultivar V10309 chromosome 6, arast.V10309.gnm1.PFL2, whole genome shotgun sequence genome encodes the following:
- the LOC130934032 gene encoding sugar transporter ERD6-like 5 isoform X2 translates to MERNSTTSETWQSSIPLIVHKANNKGPSSSSSSSIPTVLMLSTLVAVLGSYVFGSAVGYSSPSQSGIMHDLNLALAQYSIFGSILTIGAMIGAILSGTIADYVGRRLTMGFAEVFCIFGWVAISFAKDAWWLYVGRLFVGFGIGLLSYVVPVYVAEITPKNLRGGFTTVHQLMICIGMSLTYLMGANLNWRVVSLIGTIPCLVQLLSLPFIPDSPRWLSKVDRVKESDSALQRLRGKNADVYQEATEIREYIETLQQQTEASLVGLFQLQYLKSLTVGVGLMILQQFGGINGIIFYANSIFISAGFSESIGTVAMVVVKIPMTTLGVFLMDKSGRRPLLLVSAVGTCLGCFLAALSFFLQDLHKWKELSPILALVGVLVYVGSYSIGMGAIPWVIMSEIFPINVKGSAGSFVTFVNWLCSWIVSYAFNFLMSWSSAGTFFIFSGVCGLTVVFVARLVPETKGRTLEQIQASLNSYSTKK, encoded by the exons ATGGAGCGTAACAGCACTACTTCTGAAACATGGCAATCATCGATCCCTCTTATTGTTCATAAGGCTAATAATAAGGGAccatcatcttcatcttcatcttcgATACCCACCGTTCTCATGCTTAGCACTCTTGTTGCTGTTCTTGGTTCTTATGTGTTTGGCTCTGCT GTGGGTTATTCATCCCCTTCACAATCTGGAATCATGCATGACCTCAATCTTGCTCTCGCCCAG TATTCCATTTTTGGTTCAATATTGACAATTGGAGCCATGATTGGTGCCATTCTCAGTGGTACAATAGCAGATTATGTGGGTCGTCGACTT ACCATGGGATTTGCCGAGGTTTTCTGCATATTTGGATGGGTTGCCATATCATTCGCGAAG GATGCTTGGTGGCTTTACGTTGGAAGATTGTTTGTGGGATTTGGGATTGGTCTTCTATCTTATGTG GTACCGGTTTACGTAGCAGAGATAACACCCAAAAATCTTCGAGGGGGATTCACTACAGTTCATCAG TTGATGATATGTATTGGGATGTCATTAACTTACCTAATGGGAGCAAACTTGAATTGGCGGGTTGTTTCTCTAATAG GAACTATTCCATGTCTTGTACAGCTTCTGAGCTTACCCTTTATCCCTGATTCTCCTAGGTGGTTG TCGAAGGTTGATCGCGTGAAAGAGAGTGATTCTGCTTTGCAGCGCCTTAGGGGGAAGAATGCCGATGTTTATCAAGAGGCCACTGAAATTAGA GAGTATATAGAAACACTTCAGCAGCAAACAGAAGCTAGCCTAGTTGGCTTATTTCAGTTGCAGTATTTGAAGTCACTTACT GTAGGAGTTGGATTGATGATACTGCAGCAGTTTGGAGGGATTAATGgcattattttttatgcaaattcTATATTTATCTCTGCTG GCTTTTCGGAAAGTATTGGTACAGTAGCAATGGTCGTTGTTAAG ATCCCAATGACAACTTTGGGAGTATTTTTGATGGATAAATCTGGTAGAAGACCTTTACTACTG GTCTCTGCAGTGGGAACCTGCTTAGGATGTTTCCTTGCTGCTCTATCATTCTTCTTGCAG GACTTACATAAATGGAAAGAACTCAGTCCAATTTTGGCACTTGTTGGTGTACTG GTATATGTAGGATCATACTCCATAGGGATGGGGGCGATTCCGTGGGTTATAATGTCTGAG ATATTTCCCATTAATGTGAAAGGCTCTGCTGGAAGCTTTGTGACCTTTGTTAACTGGTTGTGTTCTTGGATTGTCTCATATGCTTTTAACTTCCTCATGAGTTGGAGTTCAGCAG GAACATTCTTCATATTCTCCGGCGTATGCGGGTTGACAGTTGTATTCGTTGCAAGATTAGTACCAGAGACAAAGGGGCGCACACTTGAACAAATTCAAGCTTCTTTGAATTCATATTCTACAAAGAAATGA
- the LOC130934032 gene encoding sugar transporter ERD6-like 5 isoform X5 — protein sequence MEDSKSLEPSQSWIPLLSNTESQVHGVITCDKQMMQSETCSMPATLILTTLVAVFGSYVFGSAVGYSSPAQSGIMDELTLEVADYSFFGSILTIGAIIGAFVSGRIADCVGRRVAMGFAEVFCILGWLAIAFSNVAWWLYIGRLLVGCGMGLLSYVVPVYVAEVTPKNLRGGFTTVHQLMICCGVSLTYLIGAFLNWRILALIGIIPCSAQVLSLPFIPESPRWLAKVGHLAGSENSLQRLRGENANVSQEATEIRVYNKRLFIRVLNSCDYTEALKQHSEASIIGLFQLQYLKSLTVGVGLMILQQFGGVNGIVFYAGSIFISAGFSASIGTIAMVAVQIPMTILGVLLMDKSGRRPLLLVSASGTCFGCLLVALSFLLLDLHKWKDLSPILALAGVLVYTGSFSLGMGGIPWVIMSEIFPINVKGSAGSLVTLVSWLCSWIVSYAFNFLMSWTSTGTFFIFCGICGFTVVFVAKLVPETKGRTLEEIQASLNPFSTKT from the exons ATGGAGGACAGTAAGAGCTTGGAACCAAGCCAATCATGGATTCCTTTGCTTTCCAACACTGAATCACAAGTTCATGGTGTTATTACCTGTGATAAACAGATGATGCAGAGTGAAACTTGTTCCATGCCAGCTACTCTCATACTCACCACCCTTGTTGCTGTCTTTGGTTCTTACGTTTTCGGATCTGCT GTTGGATATTCATCACCTGCTCAATCTGGAATCATGGATGAACTCACTCTCGAAGTTGCTGAT TATTCATTTTTTGGTTCAATATTGACAATTGGAGCAATAATTGGTGCTTTTGTCAGTGGTAGAATAGCAGATTGTGTAGGACGTCGAGTT GCAATGGGATTTGCAGAGGTATTCTGCATCTTGGGATGGCTTGCAATAGCATTCTCAAAT GTTGCTTGGTGGCTTTACATTGGAAGATTGTTAGTAGGGTGTGGGATGGGCCTTCTATCTTATGTG GTTCCAGTTTATGTAGCAGAAGTAACACCGAAGAATCTCCGAGGAGGATTCACCACCGTTCATCAG CTTATGATTTGTTGTGGGGTATCATTAACTTATCTTATTGGAGCATTCTTGAATTGGAGGATTTTGGCTCTGATAG GAATCATTCCTTGTAGCGCACAGGTTCTGAGTCTACCCTTCATTCCTGAGTCTCCTAGGTGGCTG GCAAAGGTTGGTCACTTGGCGGGGAGCGAAAATTCTTTACAGCGCCTTAGGGGAGAGAATGCCAATGTTTCTCAAGAGGCCACTGAAATTAGAGTATATAACAAGCGTTTGTTCATTCGAGTGCTAAACTCGTGT GATTATACAGAAGCACTTAAGCAGCATTCAGAAGCTAGCATTATTGGATTATTTCAATTGCAGTATTTGAAGTCACTTACT GTAGGTGTTGGCCTAATGATACTGCAACAGTTTGGAGGGGTTAATGGCATTGTTTTTTATGCAGGTTCTATATTCATTTCTGCTG GGTTTTCAGCAAGTATTGGAACAATAGCAATGGTTGCTGTTCAG ATTCCAATGACAATTTTGGGAGTACTTTTGATGGATAAATCCGGAAGGCGACCACTTTTGCTG GTCTCTGCTTCGGGAACATGCTTCGGATGCTTACTTGTGGCCCTATCATTCCTTTTGCTG GACCTACATAAATGGAAAGATCTCAGTCCTATTCTTGCTCTTGCTGGTGTACTG GTATATACAGGATCTTTCTCTCTTGGCATGGGAGGAATTCCATGGGTTATAATGTCTGAG ATATTTCCTATAAATGTAAAGGGGTCTGCTGGAAGCCTAGTGACTTTGGTTAGTTGGTTGTGCTCTTGGATTGTGTCATATGCCTTTAACTTCCTTATGAGTTGGACTTCAACAG GAACTTTCTTCATATTCTGTGGCATTTGTGGTTTCACTGTTGTATTTGTGGCAAAATTAGTACCAGAGACCAAGGGCCGTACACTAGAAGAAATTCAAGCATCTCTCAATCCATTTTCAACAAAGACATGA
- the LOC130934032 gene encoding sugar transporter ERD6-like 5 isoform X1 has protein sequence MEDSKSLEPSQSWIPLLSNTESQVHGVITCDKQMMQSETCSMPATLILTTLVAVFGSYVFGSAVGYSSPAQSGIMDELTLEVADYSFFGSILTIGAIIGAFVSGRIADCVGRRVAMGFAEVFCILGWLAIAFSNVAWWLYIGRLLVGCGMGLLSYVVPVYVAEVTPKNLRGGFTTVHQLMICCGVSLTYLIGAFLNWRILALIGIIPCSAQVLSLPFIPESPRWLAKVGHLAGSENSLQRLRGENANVSQEATEIRDYTEALKQHSEASIIGLFQLQYLKSLTVGVGLMILQQFGGVNGIVFYAGSIFISAGFSASIGTIAMVAVQIPMTILGVLLMDKSGRRPLLLVSASGTCFGCLLVALSFLLLDLHKWKDLSPILALAGVLVYTGSFSLGMGGIPWVIMSEIFPINVKGSAGSLVTLVSWLCSWIVSYAFNFLMSWTSTGTFFIFCGICGFTVVFVAKLVPETKGRTLEEIQASLNPFSTKT, from the exons ATGGAGGACAGTAAGAGCTTGGAACCAAGCCAATCATGGATTCCTTTGCTTTCCAACACTGAATCACAAGTTCATGGTGTTATTACCTGTGATAAACAGATGATGCAGAGTGAAACTTGTTCCATGCCAGCTACTCTCATACTCACCACCCTTGTTGCTGTCTTTGGTTCTTACGTTTTCGGATCTGCT GTTGGATATTCATCACCTGCTCAATCTGGAATCATGGATGAACTCACTCTCGAAGTTGCTGAT TATTCATTTTTTGGTTCAATATTGACAATTGGAGCAATAATTGGTGCTTTTGTCAGTGGTAGAATAGCAGATTGTGTAGGACGTCGAGTT GCAATGGGATTTGCAGAGGTATTCTGCATCTTGGGATGGCTTGCAATAGCATTCTCAAAT GTTGCTTGGTGGCTTTACATTGGAAGATTGTTAGTAGGGTGTGGGATGGGCCTTCTATCTTATGTG GTTCCAGTTTATGTAGCAGAAGTAACACCGAAGAATCTCCGAGGAGGATTCACCACCGTTCATCAG CTTATGATTTGTTGTGGGGTATCATTAACTTATCTTATTGGAGCATTCTTGAATTGGAGGATTTTGGCTCTGATAG GAATCATTCCTTGTAGCGCACAGGTTCTGAGTCTACCCTTCATTCCTGAGTCTCCTAGGTGGCTG GCAAAGGTTGGTCACTTGGCGGGGAGCGAAAATTCTTTACAGCGCCTTAGGGGAGAGAATGCCAATGTTTCTCAAGAGGCCACTGAAATTAGA GATTATACAGAAGCACTTAAGCAGCATTCAGAAGCTAGCATTATTGGATTATTTCAATTGCAGTATTTGAAGTCACTTACT GTAGGTGTTGGCCTAATGATACTGCAACAGTTTGGAGGGGTTAATGGCATTGTTTTTTATGCAGGTTCTATATTCATTTCTGCTG GGTTTTCAGCAAGTATTGGAACAATAGCAATGGTTGCTGTTCAG ATTCCAATGACAATTTTGGGAGTACTTTTGATGGATAAATCCGGAAGGCGACCACTTTTGCTG GTCTCTGCTTCGGGAACATGCTTCGGATGCTTACTTGTGGCCCTATCATTCCTTTTGCTG GACCTACATAAATGGAAAGATCTCAGTCCTATTCTTGCTCTTGCTGGTGTACTG GTATATACAGGATCTTTCTCTCTTGGCATGGGAGGAATTCCATGGGTTATAATGTCTGAG ATATTTCCTATAAATGTAAAGGGGTCTGCTGGAAGCCTAGTGACTTTGGTTAGTTGGTTGTGCTCTTGGATTGTGTCATATGCCTTTAACTTCCTTATGAGTTGGACTTCAACAG GAACTTTCTTCATATTCTGTGGCATTTGTGGTTTCACTGTTGTATTTGTGGCAAAATTAGTACCAGAGACCAAGGGCCGTACACTAGAAGAAATTCAAGCATCTCTCAATCCATTTTCAACAAAGACATGA
- the LOC130934032 gene encoding sugar transporter ERD6-like 5 isoform X3, with amino-acid sequence MEDSKSLEPSQSWIPLLSNTESQVHGVITCDKQMMQSETCSMPATLILTTLVAVFGSYVFGSAVGYSSPAQSGIMDELTLEVADYSFFGSILTIGAIIGAFVSGRIADCVGRRVAMGFAEVFCILGWLAIAFSNVAWWLYIGRLLVGCGMGLLSYVVPVYVAEVTPKNLRGGFTTVHQLMICCGVSLTYLIGAFLNWRILALIGIIPCSAQVLSLPFIPESPRWLAKVGHLAGSENSLQRLRGENANVSQEATEIRDYTEALKQHSEASIIGLFQLQYLKSLTVGVGLMILQQFGGVNGIVFYAGFSASIGTIAMVAVQIPMTILGVLLMDKSGRRPLLLVSASGTCFGCLLVALSFLLLDLHKWKDLSPILALAGVLVYTGSFSLGMGGIPWVIMSEIFPINVKGSAGSLVTLVSWLCSWIVSYAFNFLMSWTSTGTFFIFCGICGFTVVFVAKLVPETKGRTLEEIQASLNPFSTKT; translated from the exons ATGGAGGACAGTAAGAGCTTGGAACCAAGCCAATCATGGATTCCTTTGCTTTCCAACACTGAATCACAAGTTCATGGTGTTATTACCTGTGATAAACAGATGATGCAGAGTGAAACTTGTTCCATGCCAGCTACTCTCATACTCACCACCCTTGTTGCTGTCTTTGGTTCTTACGTTTTCGGATCTGCT GTTGGATATTCATCACCTGCTCAATCTGGAATCATGGATGAACTCACTCTCGAAGTTGCTGAT TATTCATTTTTTGGTTCAATATTGACAATTGGAGCAATAATTGGTGCTTTTGTCAGTGGTAGAATAGCAGATTGTGTAGGACGTCGAGTT GCAATGGGATTTGCAGAGGTATTCTGCATCTTGGGATGGCTTGCAATAGCATTCTCAAAT GTTGCTTGGTGGCTTTACATTGGAAGATTGTTAGTAGGGTGTGGGATGGGCCTTCTATCTTATGTG GTTCCAGTTTATGTAGCAGAAGTAACACCGAAGAATCTCCGAGGAGGATTCACCACCGTTCATCAG CTTATGATTTGTTGTGGGGTATCATTAACTTATCTTATTGGAGCATTCTTGAATTGGAGGATTTTGGCTCTGATAG GAATCATTCCTTGTAGCGCACAGGTTCTGAGTCTACCCTTCATTCCTGAGTCTCCTAGGTGGCTG GCAAAGGTTGGTCACTTGGCGGGGAGCGAAAATTCTTTACAGCGCCTTAGGGGAGAGAATGCCAATGTTTCTCAAGAGGCCACTGAAATTAGA GATTATACAGAAGCACTTAAGCAGCATTCAGAAGCTAGCATTATTGGATTATTTCAATTGCAGTATTTGAAGTCACTTACT GTAGGTGTTGGCCTAATGATACTGCAACAGTTTGGAGGGGTTAATGGCATTGTTTTTTATGCAG GGTTTTCAGCAAGTATTGGAACAATAGCAATGGTTGCTGTTCAG ATTCCAATGACAATTTTGGGAGTACTTTTGATGGATAAATCCGGAAGGCGACCACTTTTGCTG GTCTCTGCTTCGGGAACATGCTTCGGATGCTTACTTGTGGCCCTATCATTCCTTTTGCTG GACCTACATAAATGGAAAGATCTCAGTCCTATTCTTGCTCTTGCTGGTGTACTG GTATATACAGGATCTTTCTCTCTTGGCATGGGAGGAATTCCATGGGTTATAATGTCTGAG ATATTTCCTATAAATGTAAAGGGGTCTGCTGGAAGCCTAGTGACTTTGGTTAGTTGGTTGTGCTCTTGGATTGTGTCATATGCCTTTAACTTCCTTATGAGTTGGACTTCAACAG GAACTTTCTTCATATTCTGTGGCATTTGTGGTTTCACTGTTGTATTTGTGGCAAAATTAGTACCAGAGACCAAGGGCCGTACACTAGAAGAAATTCAAGCATCTCTCAATCCATTTTCAACAAAGACATGA
- the LOC130934032 gene encoding sugar transporter ERD6-like 5 isoform X4, with product MDELTLEVADYSFFGSILTIGAIIGAFVSGRIADCVGRRVAMGFAEVFCILGWLAIAFSNVAWWLYIGRLLVGCGMGLLSYVVPVYVAEVTPKNLRGGFTTVHQLMICCGVSLTYLIGAFLNWRILALIGIIPCSAQVLSLPFIPESPRWLAKVGHLAGSENSLQRLRGENANVSQEATEIRDYTEALKQHSEASIIGLFQLQYLKSLTVGVGLMILQQFGGVNGIVFYAGSIFISAGFSASIGTIAMVAVQIPMTILGVLLMDKSGRRPLLLVSASGTCFGCLLVALSFLLLDLHKWKDLSPILALAGVLVYTGSFSLGMGGIPWVIMSEIFPINVKGSAGSLVTLVSWLCSWIVSYAFNFLMSWTSTGTFFIFCGICGFTVVFVAKLVPETKGRTLEEIQASLNPFSTKT from the exons ATGGATGAACTCACTCTCGAAGTTGCTGAT TATTCATTTTTTGGTTCAATATTGACAATTGGAGCAATAATTGGTGCTTTTGTCAGTGGTAGAATAGCAGATTGTGTAGGACGTCGAGTT GCAATGGGATTTGCAGAGGTATTCTGCATCTTGGGATGGCTTGCAATAGCATTCTCAAAT GTTGCTTGGTGGCTTTACATTGGAAGATTGTTAGTAGGGTGTGGGATGGGCCTTCTATCTTATGTG GTTCCAGTTTATGTAGCAGAAGTAACACCGAAGAATCTCCGAGGAGGATTCACCACCGTTCATCAG CTTATGATTTGTTGTGGGGTATCATTAACTTATCTTATTGGAGCATTCTTGAATTGGAGGATTTTGGCTCTGATAG GAATCATTCCTTGTAGCGCACAGGTTCTGAGTCTACCCTTCATTCCTGAGTCTCCTAGGTGGCTG GCAAAGGTTGGTCACTTGGCGGGGAGCGAAAATTCTTTACAGCGCCTTAGGGGAGAGAATGCCAATGTTTCTCAAGAGGCCACTGAAATTAGA GATTATACAGAAGCACTTAAGCAGCATTCAGAAGCTAGCATTATTGGATTATTTCAATTGCAGTATTTGAAGTCACTTACT GTAGGTGTTGGCCTAATGATACTGCAACAGTTTGGAGGGGTTAATGGCATTGTTTTTTATGCAGGTTCTATATTCATTTCTGCTG GGTTTTCAGCAAGTATTGGAACAATAGCAATGGTTGCTGTTCAG ATTCCAATGACAATTTTGGGAGTACTTTTGATGGATAAATCCGGAAGGCGACCACTTTTGCTG GTCTCTGCTTCGGGAACATGCTTCGGATGCTTACTTGTGGCCCTATCATTCCTTTTGCTG GACCTACATAAATGGAAAGATCTCAGTCCTATTCTTGCTCTTGCTGGTGTACTG GTATATACAGGATCTTTCTCTCTTGGCATGGGAGGAATTCCATGGGTTATAATGTCTGAG ATATTTCCTATAAATGTAAAGGGGTCTGCTGGAAGCCTAGTGACTTTGGTTAGTTGGTTGTGCTCTTGGATTGTGTCATATGCCTTTAACTTCCTTATGAGTTGGACTTCAACAG GAACTTTCTTCATATTCTGTGGCATTTGTGGTTTCACTGTTGTATTTGTGGCAAAATTAGTACCAGAGACCAAGGGCCGTACACTAGAAGAAATTCAAGCATCTCTCAATCCATTTTCAACAAAGACATGA
- the LOC130933523 gene encoding protein FANTASTIC FOUR 1-like, which translates to MINTFLKNKNIHLKLQQHHHQSPGLGLLTLPNHDEQPKRSPNVVESAMLMNHHYYSSPSTAIGFDDNGMTSCTESLGFESSNVRRLICDHQQEQELIHDENHDADVSDWRRNNMDRKESRRGRNSKVSRSFPPPLTSLNRNGQPSFFLRPARKDGRLELTQVRIQRQEILHACRQDGRLILHLIPDRTLFEEEQEQAAYDAAYHDEDEDEDEYEHAAYHEEDEAVYYDEDEDEDEDKDEDEDEDKDEDKDEEQEEYEYEHEHEVIIANGKDDQRSRYGNELRRCHEMVNMNVNMNMNHHHDHRHQHLQLCGISIV; encoded by the coding sequence ATGATcaatacttttttaaaaaacaagAACATTCACTTGAAGCTTCAACAACATCACCATCAATCGCCAGGGTTAGGTCTCCTTACTCTCCCTAACCATGATGAACAACCCAAGAGGTCTCCCAATGTTGTGGAATCAGCCATGTTGATGAACCATCATTATTATTCTTCTCCATCCACCGCCATTGGATTTGATGACAATGGAATGACGTCATGCACAGAAAGTCTTGGATTCGAGAGTTCAAACGTGAGGCGCCTCATCTGTGATCATCAACAGGAACAAGAATTGATCCATGACGAGAATCATGATGCTGATGTTTCGGATTGGAGGAGAAATAATATGGACCGGAAAGAGAGCCGAAGGGGGAGGAATTCGAAGGTGAGTAGGTCGTTTCCACCGCCTTTGACGTCACTGAACCGCAACGGACAGCCGAGTTTCTTTCTCCGTCCCGCGAGGAAGGACGGCAGGTTAGAACTCACACAAGTTAGAATTCAACGGCAGGAGATCCTTCACGCATGTCGGCAGGATGGACGGTTGATATTACACCTCATCCCTGACCGTACTCTCTttgaagaagaacaagaacaagccgCATATGATGCTGCTTATCACGACGAAGACGAAGACGAAGACGAATACGAACATGCTGCTTATCACGAAGAAGACGAAGCTGTTTATTACGACGAAGACGAAGACGAAGACGAAGACAAAGACGAAGACGAAGACGAAGACAAAGACGAAGACAAAGACGAAGAGCAAGAGGAATATGAATATGAACATGAACATGAAGTAATAATTGCAAATGGAAAAGATGATCAACGGAGTAGATATGGAAATGAGTTGAGGAGGTGTCACGAGATGGTGAATATGAACGTGAACATGAATATGAATCACCATCATGATCACCGACATCAACACCTGCAACTGTGTGGAATAAGCATTGTGTGA